CGGTTGGGCAACCTCAACGCCAACAACCAGCAAAAGGGCGTCGATTCCCTCATCCGCTCCGACCTGGAGTCCCTCGCCCGGCACCGCGCCATCAGCGACGCCGCACTGCTCGGCGGCGACGAGGACCTGGTGTCGGCGGTCGAGGCGGCGCAGGGGTACGGGGCGCGGGTCCACCTCTGGGGTATCGAGGCGCCCGAGGGCCGCAACCAGGCCGAGCCGCTGCTGTGGGAGGTCGACAGCCAGCGCACGTTCGACCTCGAATTCTTCAAGCCCTACGTGTCCCGGCGCACCTCCGCGACCTACGACCCGACGGCGGCGAGCCGGCCCTCCCGCGAGGACGTGCGGTTCGTGGGCGCCCAGATCGCCGCGAAGTGGCTGGCCGCGCGGGGTCGCGAGGCGCTGGTGGAACTGCTGCCGGGCCACCCCTACCTGCCCGGCTCGGTCGACCAGGATCTGCTGGTCGAGGCCGAGGGGCTGCTGCAGTACTCCCTGCGGGGCCAGGCGGACCTGCGCCGCGCGCTCCGGGACGGCTTCTGGGAGCACTTGCAGGCGCAGTACTAGCTGCTACCGGGCCGCCCCCGGATCACTCCTGCGTCTGATCCCAGAACTTGGCGAGGGCGAGGGCCGTCTGCTCGGGCTGGTCCGTGTTCGGGGAGTGCTCGGCTCCCCGTACGACCGTGCGCCGGGCCTTGAGACGTACGGCCATGTCGTCCAGGAGCGGCACCGGCCAGGTGTCGTCGAACGCACCCGACAGCACATGCTTGGGCAGGTGTACGGCGGCCAGCTCGGCGACGCGGTCCGGCTCCGTGCACAGCTGACGGCCGGTCGCGATCAGCTGGGCCGGTCGGGTGAGCAGCCAGCGGCGCCGCAGGTCCTCGCGGTCGTCCAGCCCACCGTCGAGATCGGCCGTGTCGATCTCCTCCGGCGGTTCCATCGCCTGGATGGCGTCCCACACCTGGGCCATGTCCATCACGGCGAGGGCGTCCCGGAGCAGTTCGACGCGCTGTTGCTGGGAGGCGGAGATCTGGGCGGGGCCCGAGGCCATGAGGGTGAGTGAGGCGAAGGGGGTCGGGTCGAGGAGGACGGCGGCGCGGGCGACCAGTCCGCCGAGGGAGTGGCCGACAATGTGCACGGGAGTGCCGACGGCTGCCGCCTGGGCGAGCGCGTCCTTCGCCAACTCGGCCTGCGCGTACGCCGATTCGTCGTGCTCGGGACCGTCGCTCTCGTACTGCCCGCGGCCGTCCACGGCGACGGTACGGTACCCGCGCGCCGCGAGCGGCTCGTGCAGCGCGATGAAGTCTTCCTTGCTGCCGGTGAAACCCGGCAGCAGCAGCACGGTTCCCTTCAGCCGCGCCTGCGGCGCGGCGTCGAGCGCGGCGAACTCGCCGCGGTCGGTGCGGAGACGGTAGGCACGGACACCGGCGGGCGGCGCGAAGGAGGGGGGCCTGCTCATGCCCCGAGGCTATCGGGCGGGGCTGCGCCCCGGCTCCCCGCCCGCCCGTAGTTGTCCGGCTGACGGCCGGTGGGGGCTGAGCGCGCAGTTCCCCGCGCCCCTGAAAGCCCCCAGCTCGTCCGGCGTGTGAGGACGAGGCCGTCAGGCCGATGGGGCGCCGGCGCGCAGCCCCGTGCCCCAGGGGCGCGGGGAACTGCCCTCCCAGCCCCCACCCACCCGCAGCCGATGAACCCACCCGGGGGGTCGGGAGAACGCCGATGGCCCGGCCCCACTGCGTGTTGTGGGACCGGGCCATCGGCTGAGAATCAGCTCTCCGCGGCAGCCGCCGCCTTGCGCGTACGCCGACGCGGCGCTGCCGCCTCGGGCGCGGCCTCCGCGGCGACCGCGGGCTCCACGACCTTGCGGGCACGCCGACGCGGCTTGGCCTCCGGCTCGTCACCGGCGGCCGGCTGAGCGGGGATCGCCGCCTCTACGGGCTCCGCGACGGGCTCCGCGACGGCCTTGCGGGTCCGGCGACGGACGGGCTTGGCGGTGGCTTCGGCGCTGTCCACGGCCGCTTCGGCGGGCGCCTCGGCCGTGGCCTTGGCCCGCGTACGCCGCGGCTTGGTGGCGGGGGCCTCCGGCGCGGCCTCGACCGCGTCGACCACGGCCACCGCCGCCTTGCGCGTACGCCGCGGCTTGGCGACCGGCGCCTCGGCGACACCCTCCGCCGTGTCGACCGCGACCTCCGCGGCCTCGGCGGCCTTGCGGGTACGGCGACGAACCGGCTTGGCCGGAGCCTCCGCGACGGCCTCGACGACGGCGGCGGTCTGCGCCGGAATCCCGGCCTCTACGGGCGCCACGGCCTCGACAGTCGCGACGGGCTCCGCGACGGCCTTGCGAGTGCGGCGACGGACGGGCTTGGCGGTGGCTTCGGCGCTGTCCACGGCCGCTTCGGCGGGCGCCTCGGCCGTGGCCTTGGCCCGCGTACGCCGCGGCTTGGCGGCGGGGGCCTCCGGCGCGGCCTCGACCACGCCCTCGGCCGCGTCGACGACGGCCTCGGCGGCCTTGCGGGTACGGCGACGAACCGGCTTGGCCGGAGCCTCCGCGACGGCCTCGACGACAGCCTCGGTGACGGCTTCCACGACGGGCGCGGATTCCGCCACGACGGCCACGGTCTCGACCGGGGCAGGAGCGGCCTCCGCCGTCTTACGGGTCCGACGTCGACGCTGCTTCGCGACCGCGTCCTCCGGCGTGGCCTCGACCGCGCCCTCGGCCGCGGAGACCGCGGTCTCCGCGGCCTGCGAGGTCTCGCTCACCGACGGCTCGGAGACCGTAGCGGCAGCCGCCACTGTCTCCGCCGTACCCCCGGCGCGCGTACGGCGACGGCGACGCGGGGTGCGGGGCTCGGTGGCCTCCACGGCGGCGGGCTCGGTGGTCGCCTCCGGAGTCGGCGTCGTGGACGTCTCCTCCAGCGCGGCACCGTTGCGCGTACGGCGACGGCGGCGGGGCGTGCGCGCCGGGCGCTCATGCTCGCGCTCGCGCTCCACGGGCGCCGGCGCCGACGAACGGCCGCCGCGACCGCGCGGACCGCCACGCCCGCCGGTCTCGCCGAGGTCCTCGACCTCTTCGGCCGCGAGGCCGGCGCGGGTGCGCTCGGACCGCGGCAGGACACCCTTGGTGCCGGCCGGGATGTTCAGTTCCTCGAAGAGGTGCGGGGACGTGGAGTACGTCTCCGGCGGGTTGCCGAAGCCGAGGTCCAGTGCCTTGTTGATGAGCTGCCAGCGCGGGATGTCGTCCCAGTCGACGAGGGTGATCGCGATGCCCTTGGCGCCCGCGCGACCCGTACGGCCGATGCGGTGCAGGTACGTCTTCTCGTCCTCGGGGGACTGGTAGTTGATGACGTGGGTGACACCCTCGACGTCGATGCCGCGGGCGGCGACGTCGGTGCAGACGAGGACGTCCA
This portion of the Streptomyces mirabilis genome encodes:
- a CDS encoding alpha/beta hydrolase — translated: MSRPPSFAPPAGVRAYRLRTDRGEFAALDAAPQARLKGTVLLLPGFTGSKEDFIALHEPLAARGYRTVAVDGRGQYESDGPEHDESAYAQAELAKDALAQAAAVGTPVHIVGHSLGGLVARAAVLLDPTPFASLTLMASGPAQISASQQQRVELLRDALAVMDMAQVWDAIQAMEPPEEIDTADLDGGLDDREDLRRRWLLTRPAQLIATGRQLCTEPDRVAELAAVHLPKHVLSGAFDDTWPVPLLDDMAVRLKARRTVVRGAEHSPNTDQPEQTALALAKFWDQTQE
- a CDS encoding NYN domain-containing protein, whose amino-acid sequence is MEVMNDDHAALGARIDRTNELLQRMLAEVAKTPSTHAIFVDAGYLYAAAGRLVAGTEDRRAFDLDAEGLIDALIDRARTIFADSRLLRVYWYDGARRRIHTAEQQTIAELPDVKVRLGNLNANNQQKGVDSLIRSDLESLARHRAISDAALLGGDEDLVSAVEAAQGYGARVHLWGIEAPEGRNQAEPLLWEVDSQRTFDLEFFKPYVSRRTSATYDPTAASRPSREDVRFVGAQIAAKWLAARGREALVELLPGHPYLPGSVDQDLLVEAEGLLQYSLRGQADLRRALRDGFWEHLQAQY
- a CDS encoding DEAD/DEAH box helicase produces the protein MTLPVALSGSDVIGQAKTGTGKTLGFGLPLLERVTVPADVEAGRAQPEQLTDAPQALVVVPTRELCTQVTNDLLTAGKVRNVRVLAIYGGRAYEPQVEALKKGVDVIVGTPGRLLDLAGQKKLNLKHIRALVLDEADEMLDLGFLPDVEKIMNMLPARRQTMLFSATMPGAVIGLARRYMSQPTHIRATAPDDEGATVRNTAQFIYRAHNMDKPELVARILQADGRGLAMVFCRTKRTAADLADQLQQRGFASGAVHGDLGQGAREQALRAFRNGKVDVLVCTDVAARGIDVEGVTHVINYQSPEDEKTYLHRIGRTGRAGAKGIAITLVDWDDIPRWQLINKALDLGFGNPPETYSTSPHLFEELNIPAGTKGVLPRSERTRAGLAAEEVEDLGETGGRGGPRGRGGRSSAPAPVEREREHERPARTPRRRRRTRNGAALEETSTTPTPEATTEPAAVEATEPRTPRRRRRTRAGGTAETVAAAATVSEPSVSETSQAAETAVSAAEGAVEATPEDAVAKQRRRRTRKTAEAAPAPVETVAVVAESAPVVEAVTEAVVEAVAEAPAKPVRRRTRKAAEAVVDAAEGVVEAAPEAPAAKPRRTRAKATAEAPAEAAVDSAEATAKPVRRRTRKAVAEPVATVEAVAPVEAGIPAQTAAVVEAVAEAPAKPVRRRTRKAAEAAEVAVDTAEGVAEAPVAKPRRTRKAAVAVVDAVEAAPEAPATKPRRTRAKATAEAPAEAAVDSAEATAKPVRRRTRKAVAEPVAEPVEAAIPAQPAAGDEPEAKPRRRARKVVEPAVAAEAAPEAAAPRRRTRKAAAAAES